The genomic DNA ATCTATTTTAGATTCATGTGTAAAATAAGACTTAATTATTCTAATCACTTTATTCTAATCACACTATCAGACATTGGAAGGTCTAACAAGTCATTTGAAGAATAAACAAGAAATCATATTTGTAACTGTAAAAAGATCTAATTTGACAAGATTTTGAAATCTTGATAAGGACTATAGTTCAATGAGGATCGAGttaattaagaaataaaattatcCCTCCGGtctaaattataagtaaaaaaaactcattttctttgtcccaaattataagtaaaaaagaccaacttttatcatatttaattatattgtttcaacaaattatcttttccaaaggaaaattaaatgcaaagtgCATTCAATGTGCTCTCTCTTCCATTTTTTCAATAACCaataaccaatgaaaattgtttttaaatcttcctataaaacttatttcaaggaTAACACAAGAAACTATGTTGCAAAAtactatgttttagtttttttaataagtgtgatttttttttatttgcttataatttagaaTGAAGGTAGTACAActattgataaaataaaaagggttaatagtgtttttcacccctgtaatataggtcatttttggttttcgcccctataaaattttcggtttgatttgcatccttgtaaaacattttttttccggaaaacacccctcctCCATCCAACTCATCAAATGCGCATATGTGGCGctgacttgattttttttttaatttttatttattttgaattgtccacatcagattttactttttaaaatatctaaaaattaattttcaaaattaaaaaaaaaaaatcaaaaaatcagaaaaaaggagaagatttttttttctgatatGTGGCGCATAAGCGCTGACTTCGCCGCCTCACCGGAAGTCGTTACCGATCATCGGAGCATACTCCACAACCGTTGCGCAAAAGATTGAAAAGGTGGCGCTCACTCTCATGGTGGCCACCACGAAACTGAGGAGATATTTTCTGCCCACTCCATCGTGGTTCGAATCGAACAACCACTAAAAAAAGTATTGTTTCGACCAGATTTGGCTGGAAGAATGACTAAGTGGTGATAGAACTCTCCGAATTTTACATAACCTTCAAGGCAAGGAAAGTACTGAAGGCCGAAACGTTCGCAGACTTCTTGGCAGAATTCACTTCGCCCATTGCGAAACCATGCTCGAGGTGAACAATCTTCACGGACGACTCGTCTAACACCAGAGGCGGAGGAGTAGGAGTCATCCTCGAAAGCACGGAAGGATTGACGGTAGAGTTATCCCTCCACTTCGGGTTCTCAACGACCAATAATCGGGCAGAATGCGAAGTTGTGATAGTAGGGCTCGACCTGGCCCGTGATCTCGGCGCCCGGGAAGTTCAAGTGAAGATAGATTCTCAATTGGTGGTCTCCCAAGTGAGGGGTGACACTCAAGTGAAAGACGCCCTCCTCCAAAAATACTTAGCCACGGTGAAGAAAATGATCATCGACTTTAACTTGGTGGAAATATCACACATCCCGAGGGAACAAAACACGAGGGCAGACGTACTATCCAAAGTGGAGAGTACGAGGTCGAGCAGAATAAACCATTATTTCGTACAAGAAACCTTATAGAGACCCAATTATGGGACAAACATAATGGTGGCCGCATTGGAACCCGTTCCGCGTACATGGACGACACTAATCAAGGAATACATTGAAGAAGGGAAACCTCAGGACGACCTTACGGAAGCGATAACGATATAGAGAAGAACTTGTAAGCACACAATTATAAGAGGTCAACTTTTTAAGAAAGGATTCTCCACCCCACTCCTGAAATGCCATGACTCGGGCGGAGCGACATACCCACTCGAGGAAGTGCATGAAGGCATCGCCGACCAACATTTGGAACGCCGGTAGTCTCACCTCATCTCTCTAATACACCTTAACTCTGTAATATGAGTGATTGCAAATTCGTATTATCAACACTAATAAACATATGTTTTTCCCAAAAGGAAGCACATTAGTTGCAAATTTGCTCTTGTTTCATGACTGTCATGACTCAATGATGTATATGAAGGTAGCTCCCTCGCAGAGGGCGGACATCAAAGTCTCTACTCTTAAGTAGAACAAACAGGCCTAGCGTCCGTCGTGGGACCCTCCTCAAGGGCTAGCCACCCCAAGGTAGAGTGTCCCGCCCCGAAATTTGCTGAAGGGGGAACTAAGCCTTGGCCAGACGTGTTGCCTTGGGCGACCAATAATACGAAGCGAAAGATACCGCTGCATGAAATAAAATGCATTAATGCGGACCGAAATATACCGCCGCATGAAATAAAATGCATCAATGCGGATCGAAAGATACAACTCCATGATTTCAACCTCGTCCACATGTTGGCAAATCATTGCAGAAAACACATGAGATTCTCCTCCATGACCCGCGTAAAAAGGGATCACCATATCCTCAAAATTGAAACAACGATGAAGACAAACACTCAAAGGTGGCaatgaaaaagaagataaaaagaggaaataagaaaTTAACTCTTCGCAACAAACAAtgactaaaaaaaagaaataggtTTGGAGAAAAACAAAGGATAGATCCTCTTTAAATAGCCTCATCAATGGACGCCACACTCTTTGTGGGCGAGCTTTAGCTCCTAACACAACGCATCGAGGGCCTCCAGACTAAGTTGTCGACGAGCGCCTTGAATCGAATGCCTCCTTCTCTGATAAAAGCCATTTAGTCATAAAGACATCAACGGCTTGGGGGGAAATTGTTCTGGACCACTCACACGCCTACACGTGTGCAATATTATGCCGCCTAAAGGCCTCACACTCAAAGGAGCACGCCTACTCGCATGCGTCGTGCTACACTGGAGTAAGCCTCCCTGTCGGGATCATGCTACATGTGTCCACTCCCGCTCTTAATCATACGCCGCATAACCCGAAGGCGGTTATGCCAAGAGTACGCCAATATAAGGTTTTGTGAATTGTATTGTGgattattgatatttgattgtAGTAAGATTTGGCCATTGAATCTCTCAATTCAATAATAAATCTTAGTGTATTAtcattgtttttatatttttgttatatctATCATGCACAAATCCAATAAGTCAAACCGTTTTCCAATCACGCTTTCGCTAAACtcctaaaatattttaaaacactATTCATCCCCCTTCTAGCGCATACTCTTGCTTGCCATGTAGACCAATAAGTGGCATCAAGAGTCTCGTCTCTTCACTAGTGGTTAACTACCGAAAGAGTCGATATGGCAAGGATAAAGCTTAAGGGGACGTACAATAGAACACCAATTTTTGACAGCGAAAACTATGACTATTGAAAAGAATGTAGGAGTGTTCATATTCAATCGGTTGACATGGATGTGTGGGCCGCCGTGATCGACGGGTTGTATGAACTGCAAGTTGTTGCTAACAGCGTCGCACAAAATAAACCAAAAGTCGAATGGGCCGAggattacaaaaaaaaatgttctatatgatttgaaggtgagaaacatacttattttttctcttgaagTGAATGAGTATCACTCGGTTTGTCATTATTAAACCGCTAAGATAATATGGGACGCTTTGGAAACTCTCCATGAGGGTACATAAGACGTCAAACAATCAAAGATCAATACTGTCATCCAACAATATGAACTCTTTCACATGGAGGATGATGATTCCATCTCCTCCATGCAAATGTGGTTCACAAATATTGTTAACAAATTGCAAAACTTAGGAAAAGACATCTTAAACCAAGATTGTACTAACAAAGTTTTGATATGCATGATTTGAGATTGACAGCTCAAGGTCATCGCAATAAAAGAATACCAAAACCTTAATATCCTTGGAATCACCACTCTCTTTGTACAAACCTTTTACAACAACCGGAAGAACAATCCACAACAATATGAATGATATTAGACACTCTAAAAAGTACAAATTTTGTTCACATATTGCTAACAACACTCACTTTTCATCACTCTTTAACACTCACagttttattggatgaaatcaatataTGTCCCACTATTTTATGTGGgtttaattttcaaagtgtagaccCACAATGAGTTAAATCAAATAATCTTCGATTTTTTTACTGAGAGAAAAACACCAATATTGgttgttacaaaaataaaacatattgcATGTGCAAATATAAACTAAGAAACACAAATATCCATTTATTGATTTGTATCACATAATTTAAGTCACACTCTTAAACCAACACATTCAAACTAAGATCAACATAAGTCCATATGGTATTACCAATACATCACATCACAATAATTATAAAGATAAATACTTAAGCCATTACAACATATTTGTTACTTTCTTTATGACTTATAGAGCTATATTTGTGCCTTTGACAAGATGAGCATCAACTTCTCGAGTGACTTTGCCTAGTAAGTCCATCCAGCCATTTGGTGGGTCAATATCCTCATTGATCTTCTGATATTCAACAGTCCATTTTGCAGCTCCAGTGCCATCACCATTATCAATTACTTGAATGATCAAATTAAAGACCTTATAGTGCTCATCAATGTCTCCACCGAAGAGCTtgaaagtgatttttttgttcTGTTCATCAACTTCGATACTCTCATGACATGTGTGTACCTTACCATCTATTGTGATGCTAAAGGCAATTAATaccaattaaattaaaaaaaaaaacattgtatatagagttatgaaaaatatatggacacatttttcaaaaataactaatcaaattaattaccttgttttcatttttcaaataaaatagtttcgaaacaaaaaaattaatattaataatttatataatgtTTAGTTGCCTTCTCACACCTCTAGTTTAGGACTCTATGCAAGTATCTGAATATCTTTAAAAGTCTGAATAAGATGCACTCATTACAACCATAAACTCTATCATGTATCTCCTAATGAGTATTTAGCATTTATTTTGACATGAGATAcatgattttttaataaatgaatcaaaAATATCTTTAAGAAGTCTGAATTAGATGCACTCATTTACAACCATAAAGTCttgattgtatttttgtttatctCTCCCTCTTCTTAGATCCTCCATCTTTTGTTGTCTAAATATCACAGTTAATTTACAGCTGAAAAAACTCTATCTTTATCTTTAGGACATAATCTTCTTATAAAGTATGGTCCCTATGCTCTTATTAATTGAATTAAGgatcaatatataaataaacaagATGATATGGAGGCATGTTGATTGAATTAGAAACATAATTACCTATGACATAAGTCCAGTGTTTAACCGAATCATTGTGATGCCAATCTTCACCTTCATGAAGTTTGGCACCATGAACTCTTTCACTAATGTTTTGCACTTCGTGAAGTTCTGATGCAAATAGTTTGAAGAACTTGTCGACGGGTGTTTTGATCCCAAGTTCAGTACTAAGTTTACCGGCGAGCACCATTTctgaatgaaaagaaagaaaaaaaagaaaaagaaaaaatagaagaaagaaaCTAGGGTTGATATTATGATGAAACTGGATGCAACCCCATGACTTTAAATAGAAATTGCATTACATCATTGAGAAACTAAAggcaatactccctccgttcctttttaattgtcacttttggataaattttttgttcctatttaactgtcactttcaaagttcaatgcaacattaaacgttgttttaccaatattacccttagatatttattgcggagaaagaaacatatgaaatgaaatattaaattaataaggccattatagtaaaagtaaaaacaattgtatcaaaaatagtaacaattattgattgtcttggtttgtgtaaaggTGACagctagggtacccatggaagaatggtgggtaatttactccaaccaatacacattagccacataagcacatttttaagtggtatccatgaactatcttgaccccatcaataaattgttcattttcattggttggtgggtaaattacccaccattcttcaaaggtaatctagaaaaaatcttatgtaaaatgtcaaaaagtgacaattaaaaaggaacgaaggtaatattttatttgaatttccaGCATTGATACTCGTATATTCTTTGTTGGCAATAAATTTATGACCAATATTttatatcaaagataaaatcaTGGAGATCGAATCAAATATGGTCACTAATCTAACATCAGAGAATTGTTCAAAAAGACTTACGTGGAAGTGTATGCAACGCATGCTTTAAATAGAAATCGGTTACAATATTATTGATATAGGCAATAAATGATATTATGTGGAAAGTGTATGCAACGCCATGCCATATTAGTTACTCCGTTCGTCTCTAAATAATAGTCGTTTAAGAtttgtgcacgattattaaaaaaatgattaattgtaatgattttaatggtaaagttagtattatttactaaaatatccttattaattatagttagtggagtagttaagttggatgaaatttaataaataaaggtataataatggaaaaagataataaatgttgcattggtattctaaagtgacaattatttagagaaaaataaaaaatgctaaaGTTACAATTATTTGGAGACGGGAATATGACTGTTGCTGCTAGTTAATAGCTCTCATAGGTATTTGTTATTGTTAAGCTATTAGACGATCTAACCCGTGTGATGCATGAATAATTTAGAGTTcgtataaaaatattaaattgactAAAACCGTCCATAAGAAAATTAACATGGTGAAGTTCCTTACTTATAGGAGGATTAAACAAAAGAGGTACAATCaacctttcaaaatagtctttataaaatgcaaataagaCCTAAAAGTGAATAAAACTTTGATGGGTATGTTGACTTTTGGTTTACCTTTCTTCAAATTTTCGATCatagtcttttaagtttctcACAGGCTTTTGATGTATTAATGCATATTCAATACTTTGATGGATATATATTCTATGATGGATACATATTcaatttatgtatttttgtcaaattaatcaatttttgcGCTGTCAAAAATCGATTCGTGAGAATTTTGATGAGGCTATTGGAGCATATGTTAGAGACATGGCAAGGAACATACACCTGCTACTTTACCAAATTGACGCCAACTGGTTGATAAAAATGATCATGAAGCAAAATTTGCAGAGGTAGAAGATTAAGAAGTTGGCGAATGCATAATCATTCTAGAGACATATTCCTAAAAGTTCGAACCTAGTCTTATTGCTAAGAAAGACGATTAAAACAAGGGTCTCATTGATCAGTGTCCTCAGGATATTGGTTAAAGAATCtataaatagaaatattttcttgaaaatataagatgttaTTTTTGATCATGTAatgattacacaactttttcatGAAAACTTGTTTGTTTTGGATGCTTATAACCAATGCCCTtgggcactggttaacattctcCGTTTTATTTTGAAcagcaaattttatttgaaaacttGATCCATGCTCAAATTGAACAGAAACCAGTGATTTAGTGAATACAAACTAAAGGCGCCGTATATAGGCAGAACACCCAAAATAAACGCCAAAAAGGCACCTGCTACACACAATACTTAACCTACCTTCAACACCCACTAAAAAAACATCACTACCTAAAACAAACTCCTTCACCAAAAGACCTCTAAAAAAAGATATACATAACCACATatcgtcactactcaccccAAAAATAAACCCCTCTAAATGAAACACTCCGTCCTCATCACTTAATTTGAGCCACTATTCTAAAGATCAATCAACTTCCACCACCTCTCAACCTCAAGTCCACCGAAAGAACACCAAAACAGCCCAAAACCTAAATTGAACCAAAGAACTGACTCCCGATCCGAATCAAAAGCGATCAGCCCACCATACTTTAGGACCAAACCAGACAGGCACCCCTTACCCCTGGTCCACCAGAGGAACACGGAGCCAGCCAAACAAGAATGCAGCTATACGCCAACTCTCGATCTCAAAGCAAAAGTAATCGGCCCACCAGAATCCAGCACACAAAATGTAAGAAAGACGACATATTTTTCGGTGGTGCAAACATCAATAAAAAACTGAAAGGGTTAATATTGATTTTGGTCACTGTATTATTAGCGGATttcggttttagtccctgtaaaaataatagattttgtccttgtaatttcagattcctcatTTAACCACGTCAGCAGAATCCGTCCATATGGCATGCTGATTGgactattttccttttttttcttatttaattatgaCCAAatggaatttttgtttttaacatttatttttaaaaggaaaaaacaataaaaacaacaaatttttttaaaaaaacataagatcAAAAAATGTTTTCACGTTTTCttatctcttcttcttcctctatcACATTTCCTTCCTCTCTAAacctaaaatctcattttcattttcagttTTCCAATTTGTACTTCCGAAATCAGGTGTTCATTTTGGTTCCTTCCTCTCTTTAAATCACCACCACTTTGTCCGATTTTGCGCTGGAGAAGCAATTcgtttttttcattcttttaaaaACATGATGCAGTTTTCAAATTGATTTCAAATCACCAAAACAAATTATAGTCATCGGAACCACCGGAGTCTTCAACGTCGGCGACGGAGGATTTCTTAGATCacaaatatgttgtttttcatTTCTCTCATGACGGTGAGGTTGAATCTGATAGAAAGCAATGAAAATGGGGGATGGAATTATGAAGAGATGAGGGAACATAAATGGGTAGCAAGAACCACAAGAGAGATTGAgctgaaaactaaaaaaaatatgaatgaatttgtAATGGTGTGAACTGTAAAGTAGATCGGTGGAGAGATGGGTAGAAactagaaaaaaattaaaattgaactgATGAATTATATAATTGCCCTTTAACTTATTTggttttgaaaaggaaaaataggggtttttttgtcaaaacatTAAAGGTGTTCaatgctaaaacacaccttcacAAAAGTGAGTGGGTGTGTTGTAGCattcccatatatatatatatatagccaaACAGATCTTGCGTGCGAATATGAAAATTTTCTAGGGATGCACTTTTAATTgagtagtatatatattttatagttttatttcatttttatcaatACACATGAGTGACATCATACACGAACAAAATTTTACGCAAATCGCAAATGTTTTCGTTTTTGAATGCATTTTTCTAATCTTCAGTAACCAAGAGATGAAcatgaaaaacaatgaaatataATGAGTATAAATCAATAGCATAAACATGATAAAACTAATCAGATGAACGATCTCAGCGGTGACCGGTGGTGATGAACAATGGGTTTGGTGTGGCAGGTTGACGGCTAGggtttattttttagtagaaatGAAAGAGTCTGACTAATGGTATGTGAAGATGAGATAAAGTGAAtggattaaaaattatttaaaattattttatgtttaattttgggCCTAACCATGAGTATGTGTGAGGTAGGAATTTATGATAATATTAGTAAAGTAATGAGTGTGGTTATCATCGGATTGGTTCATCGGTTTCACAGATCTCGAAATGAAAAAtcatgaaccaaaccaaactagaTCGGTTTCGATTAGTTCGGATTGGtttcaaaccgaaccaaacaagGTTGGATATTTTTCCGGTTTGGACTTTCGGTTTCATTGGTTTTATCCGAACCATTTACACCCCTATCTCTCGttgattttttcttcaattttcgtCATCCCTTTTTCTGGGATTTTATGGGTTTATTGTTTaggttgttgattttgtggatTTAAAAGTTATCATTTATTTGTTGTTAGATCTGGGTTCAATTCTTACCTCCTTGATTTTTTGTGCTGGTAAAATTCATTTCATTGGTTTGAGCTTGTCTTGTTTTATGGCTTAAATTCATTTCATTgaataacaataaatatataaaatgcaGAGAAAAGAACGAGAACAAGATTTTGTTGCTAAAATTCTTTATGAGTTTGTGTTGCTTGTTGTTTTCATGCGCCATCTTGTTCCTCAATTTAGTTTTAATCGGTGATGTGGTTTTCCTATCTTGTTCCTCAATTTTGTTGCTAAGATTTTTGTGTTGCTTGTTGTTTTCATGCGCCATCTTGTTCctctttttttctcttgatGTGTGATGTCATTTTTCCCTTCCAAAGCGTGATATTATTTTCTGCCAAAAACGTGAATAATCCCCCTTTGTCCTGAGCGGCTGCCTTCTTCTTATATATAGAATAAAGATAAACGAACACCCCTTTCCCATACACACTTGCTACCACCCCCATGTGGCAATCCacgtgtctttttttttttaaaattgaccaAACCCTTCTCCCTTCTCTATGAATGCGTCCCACCACAACTTTGTctgtattttcaaaaaaaaatcaacaatctcATCTCTTCAAACACGATTGaataccaccaccaccaccttgtTTTGTATGTTTACGAATTATGAGAAACAAAATACAACAGAAAACATGCAAAATAAAACATCTGAAACACATCTGAATCTCTCAACGGCGACGGTGGCCGAGCCGGAAACATAGGTTTGAATCTCTCAACGGTGACGGCTGCCATTTTCCAATTCTTTTCTCGAAGTTTGCCTAAATCTATGTCATGGTCCCTTAAAAAATGCAAATCTTGAAAAGCATAAATGCAAAAACGTAGATCTGAACGGATAGGCGAAAACTGCGGCGGCTGGCAGCAACAGAGAGGCGATGAAGGTTGGTCGTCATCGTCGCTGGAAACGCCAGTGTCGTTGTTGATGATGGGTCGAGGGTGATGGTCGTAGGATGTTATAGATTTGAGAGCGACGATGAAGGTGGTGGTGAGATTGGAGGGAGGCGATGACGACGGCGTTTGTGTCTGATGGTGATGGGACTGGTTCATGGTTGTGGTTTGTGAAAACAAAAgcgtgaaggaagaagaaagagaggGTGAGAAGTGTCAAAGACAAAATTGCCcctattataattaatattaaaaagaccACATGGGGGTGGTACAAAAGTGGTATGTCCACCTAAGGGTGTTCATATATCACCACTCTTTCTCTTTTTAATCTTCGGATCATCCAATCCAACTTTGGTCAAAGGCCCACTTGTTTTTCAACATTGGCATGTGTTGCTTCACTTATGTTTTCATCCAATTACCAATGTTTCTTCTTACTAGCAAATCTCCAAATAATGTCGTgccttattttatctcattagCATATGACTATCgatgaatataataataatactctTTTTgactcaaaaaattaaaagctacggtttatttaaaatgactctaaattaaattctaaactaataaaaataaataaaaacttataaaagcACTCTAAAAATGTGATATGACAAAGTGTCATCAATGAACATCCAAGTTAGACAATGAAATATGCATTGTAGACTTGTAGTTTCAAAAACATAAAGTATGATGCCACACAGTAGTATATTTCAGATTGTAAACAAACATGTTCAACTTTTAATAACTCTAACTCGTACGATGTACGGGTATTGCAGAGTTTCATATATAAGTATAAAACTGactatattattaattttagagTCACATTCAAAGTCATAGAAACAATCAAACTAAGTGATGATTGAGAGTGGTAGACatgcaaaatttcaaaaaagcAAATGATGTTTGcatcaacaaaaatgaatatGGAATTAAagtcataaattaaattatgtgaaaGTAATCAAACGTGAAAATAAACACAATCAAAATGAGTGTTAATGGCTTAAAAAAAGGCCTTTAGGATTGCATATCCATTTTAGaagaaacaatatatatatatatatatatatatatatatatatatatatatatatatgagacagGATcagttgacacctggtgtcaacagattcgttgacaccaaatcctgTTCGTCCTTTTTTACATCTTAATGGTTCATATTTATTTGCTTTAATTGTTCACGTGCACACTCTTTAGGAGATAAATGAAATCAtgctctcttcttcttcctgaAATTACTCATGCCTgtgtatttttctttctttcagaaATTGTTTGATCATAACTTTTCTTATTTCGATTTCATAGCCGTTAAAGAATACAATCAAATTTGTAATTACCTTTCTTATTGTTTTCATcttaaaatattcatatgatCCAATTTGTGATATGATAGGTATATGTatgcttgtttttattgatttgtCCAGAAAAAGGGAACAGATTGTAAGTTGTAATTATGTTTCTCACAATTAAAACTTTACCAAACTTCACTTTATAGTTAACCTGATTATCAATTTTCACTATCGATTAACACCtgatataaaattgattttatatcagaaattcatatgaagtTGCTTATATTTATTCAATCATGAATTCATGACCAATACATTAAACTAATCGAAGAAAACTCATCAACACTCaagtattaaaataattttttcttccaagACAATGTTTTACCAACTAATATTTccaattagtaaaaaaaaattaatattttcaattaattcTAAACGATAATATCTTGAAGtatcttattatttaattatggagTATTTTAACTTTGGACAAGAGAAGAAGAGGATCATGATACGATCTTGTTTCCAGTTTGGGTTTTGTaatcattaaaaacaataatagtgTGTGATTGAAAGAAAGGatacacaataaataaaaacgTGTCACTATAATTAACCtttgatcaaataaaataaatggataggatttggtgtcaacgaattcgttgacacctgctgtcaacggatcctgtctctatatatatataatacttatTGTTTCTTGCAAGAACCCAACTTAACAACACCAAAATGTATATTTTGGGGTTGAGATATACGAGCTGCACTTGTATCCCATCGAAATTCCTCATAGATCTCTGATTGGTAACTGATTAATAACTTgtacaataattaatttaaaaatttctatgagatttttttaaacTACACAATTTTACTCATGCAAATCATTATAGTACATAATTTCTTCATTGGAGTACATAATTTTATCTATGTGAACATTAATATTCTCAAACCACCATCAACATGAAAACAAGAAACATAAATATCACATAATTATGGCTAACTAGTAATTCCAAACCCAAAACCAGAAGTCTCTCCAGGAAGTATAACTTTGTCGGTGTTTGTTCTTTTCGGAACAAACTTTCTGACCCACACATGTTTCCtattgattgaaaatttgaCTTTAGAAGCTCCTTTCAGAATCATATCAATAGTACTCaccttatgaaaaataattcttCCGAAAAGTGGTTGCTCATTTGGTTGAGTTTCTTGCATAAACAAAGTCTCAATACAATCTCCATAAGCCATAGTAAAAAA from Medicago truncatula cultivar Jemalong A17 chromosome 8, MtrunA17r5.0-ANR, whole genome shotgun sequence includes the following:
- the LOC11405689 gene encoding MLP-like protein 28, translating into MVLAGKLSTELGIKTPVDKFFKLFASELHEVQNISERVHGAKLHEGEDWHHNDSVKHWTYVIDGKVHTCHESIEVDEQNKKITFKLFGGDIDEHYKVFNLIIQVIDNGDGTGAAKWTVEYQKINEDIDPPNGWMDLLGKVTREVDAHLVKGTNIAL